A part of Blastopirellula marina genomic DNA contains:
- a CDS encoding dockerin type I domain-containing protein — MPQPTSSRRSANRPGGRKQARRPQRRVAKLEQLESRLALSSVPWGAEDLDTGEFMLGDVTVSVVFFESTGTGSNNTENWTETHRSEVKQRIEDAMQWWEDTLAIQSSVHQLNFDIDYTYADNPVPIGMEPISQAATAFETWVGTFLDYVGADRTNEIDNDVRRYNNQQRIDHGTNWAFTIFVINAQNDADGLFAPGSIRGAFSIAGGAFMALPSERPASTIAHETSHQFWAMDEYASSGDYTDTRGYYDTQNTNAYDGNPDRSSIVTSLLGDSASLGAAYTAHTSSPSSLASIGWQDSDGDGLFDVFDVPMDFSATSTFDPNTGLLRIVGQGAIGVLPNMNSWGLQNSITTNRISHVEYRVGNGSWETGPVIDDYTADIDFALQLPDGVEEVQVRLVDETGLIQSAILTASVNHIDSTPVHGFAGYVTYDANGNGTFEAGEEGLAGWQVIVTDAQGNAVTVQTIIEPDDYDQGEIFYDPINGVTLSAFGGEIDPLLSDVSSRNSTLSSTGGRGFYNYSGNSWSNLWSDQRRLRMDFATPVSRVSIDATAQVDGDIGILELYDSNGMLLGRYQTSDMKAGSSETMVVEIDSANAAYAVARGFLSDSDDPHRQPLYVGLDNLQVGRSNVAITNELGAFTLPFDVAGNYRLQVVPGEGEEAFFASISTVDVSLNENLGSNRASFSVAIADTSWHNPIRRADLNLDGIVDNTDIELVLSELQVPVFTENRTITAFHTSGDPLLDVNGDGRFDKLDLLAVIDAKTLQDIDLSSLDGEPDFVFTYTPLDNSSSSSGSISPESEPSPSTEIRQALPFYQPASLLANVTPSRTTGFGDTFISVSSSNSFRLTSDNASLNEDGYDEDDARKAAFIGFVSSDQRVILDATVATNGKTLASSEQEEEATDLFFADLDAPVRIDRNQL; from the coding sequence ATGCCCCAACCGACTTCTTCCCGACGCTCCGCCAACCGACCGGGCGGACGAAAGCAGGCCCGTAGGCCTCAGCGTCGCGTGGCGAAGCTCGAGCAACTGGAGTCGCGTCTCGCTCTCTCTTCGGTTCCCTGGGGAGCGGAAGATCTAGATACCGGCGAATTCATGCTGGGGGACGTTACCGTCTCGGTCGTGTTCTTTGAATCGACTGGTACTGGATCGAACAACACAGAAAACTGGACCGAAACGCATCGCTCGGAAGTGAAGCAGCGAATCGAAGACGCGATGCAATGGTGGGAAGATACCCTCGCCATTCAGTCAAGCGTTCATCAGTTGAATTTCGATATCGACTACACTTACGCCGACAATCCCGTTCCGATCGGAATGGAGCCCATCTCTCAGGCAGCGACGGCCTTTGAAACCTGGGTTGGAACCTTCTTAGATTATGTAGGGGCCGACCGCACGAACGAAATCGACAACGACGTCCGTCGCTACAACAATCAGCAGCGGATCGATCACGGTACGAATTGGGCGTTCACTATCTTTGTGATCAATGCCCAAAATGATGCGGACGGACTGTTCGCACCTGGCAGTATTCGTGGTGCCTTCTCCATAGCAGGCGGGGCATTCATGGCCCTCCCTTCGGAACGTCCGGCCAGTACAATTGCCCACGAAACGTCGCATCAGTTCTGGGCGATGGACGAGTACGCTTCTTCAGGCGACTATACCGATACACGTGGCTATTACGATACGCAAAACACTAATGCGTACGACGGCAATCCAGATCGAAGCTCGATTGTAACCAGCTTGCTGGGCGATTCGGCATCACTTGGCGCCGCTTATACGGCCCACACCAGCAGCCCTTCCTCGCTGGCATCGATCGGCTGGCAAGACTCGGACGGCGATGGTCTGTTCGATGTGTTTGACGTGCCGATGGATTTCTCCGCGACTTCGACCTTCGATCCGAACACAGGCCTCCTAAGAATTGTTGGGCAAGGAGCGATTGGCGTTCTGCCCAACATGAATTCATGGGGTTTGCAGAATTCGATAACCACGAATCGGATCAGCCATGTTGAGTATCGCGTTGGAAATGGATCTTGGGAAACCGGCCCAGTCATCGACGACTATACGGCCGATATCGATTTCGCCCTGCAGTTGCCAGACGGTGTCGAAGAAGTTCAGGTTCGCTTGGTCGACGAGACGGGTCTGATTCAATCGGCAATTCTTACGGCTTCGGTCAATCATATCGACTCCACGCCAGTCCACGGCTTTGCCGGTTACGTTACTTACGATGCCAATGGAAACGGAACCTTCGAAGCAGGGGAAGAAGGCCTGGCTGGTTGGCAAGTGATTGTGACCGATGCGCAAGGCAATGCAGTCACCGTTCAAACAATCATCGAGCCAGATGACTACGATCAAGGCGAGATTTTTTACGACCCGATCAACGGCGTGACACTGTCCGCTTTCGGCGGAGAGATCGATCCCCTTTTGTCGGATGTATCGTCGCGCAATAGCACACTTTCCAGTACTGGGGGGCGAGGTTTCTACAACTATTCCGGCAATTCCTGGAGCAACCTTTGGTCCGATCAACGCCGACTTCGTATGGACTTTGCCACGCCTGTCAGTCGGGTTTCGATCGACGCGACCGCCCAAGTTGATGGTGACATTGGCATCCTTGAACTTTACGATTCCAACGGAATGTTGCTGGGACGTTACCAAACCAGTGACATGAAGGCCGGAAGCTCGGAAACGATGGTCGTCGAGATTGATTCAGCGAACGCAGCGTACGCTGTTGCCCGCGGCTTTTTGAGCGACAGCGACGACCCGCACCGGCAGCCGCTATATGTTGGACTTGATAACCTGCAGGTTGGCCGATCGAACGTGGCCATTACCAACGAGCTTGGCGCCTTCACGCTTCCGTTTGATGTCGCTGGAAACTATCGATTACAGGTCGTTCCGGGTGAAGGAGAAGAAGCATTCTTCGCGTCTATCTCTACGGTCGACGTCTCGTTGAACGAGAACCTGGGTTCCAATCGGGCGAGTTTTTCTGTCGCCATTGCGGATACATCTTGGCACAATCCGATTCGGCGAGCCGATTTGAATCTTGACGGCATCGTCGACAATACCGATATCGAACTTGTGCTAAGCGAGCTGCAAGTTCCTGTTTTCACCGAGAATCGCACGATCACTGCGTTCCATACCAGTGGCGATCCTTTACTCGATGTGAACGGGGATGGACGATTCGACAAGCTCGATTTGCTTGCAGTGATCGATGCCAAGACTTTGCAAGACATTGATCTGAGTTCCCTTGACGGGGAACCTGACTTTGTTTTTACCTACACTCCCTTAGACAATTCAAGCTCGTCGAGTGGTTCTATTTCGCCAGAATCAGAACCATCGCCGAGCACAGAGATCCGTCAGGCGTTGCCTTTCTATCAGCCGGCTTCGTTGCTTGCCAACGTAACGCCTTCTAGAACGACCGGATTTGGCGACACATTTATTTCGGTATCGTCGTCCAATAGTTTCCGTCTTACTTCGGACAATGCCAGCTTAAATGAAGATGGTTACGACGAAGACGACGCGCGCAAGGCGGCTTTCATCGGATTCGTTTCCTCGGACCAACGAGTGATCCTTGATGCGACTGTTGCCACGAACGGCAAGACACTTGCTTCGAGCGAGCAAGAGGAAGAAGCAACCGACTTGTTTTTCGCGGACTTAGACGCCCCAGTTCGGATCGACCGAAACCAACTTTAG
- a CDS encoding acyl-CoA thioesterase yields MNFRYRSFETTFTVFPHMTNYMYPMVFGGEMLSQMDIAAAMNVRRALYDSPTGCDNAVTVHCTDINFLVGAQVGDLILLKSEIYEVGTKSISVRVEGYRERADGVEKLCDGRFIFVAQKDGATKPHGLEL; encoded by the coding sequence ATGAACTTTCGCTATCGTTCCTTTGAAACAACGTTCACCGTCTTTCCACATATGACCAACTATATGTATCCGATGGTGTTCGGTGGAGAAATGCTAAGCCAGATGGACATTGCTGCGGCGATGAATGTGCGTCGGGCACTCTACGATTCCCCAACCGGTTGCGACAACGCGGTTACTGTCCATTGTACTGATATCAACTTTCTGGTCGGTGCCCAAGTCGGTGATCTGATTCTACTGAAGTCTGAGATCTACGAGGTAGGTACTAAGTCGATTTCCGTTCGGGTTGAAGGATATCGAGAACGAGCAGACGGCGTCGAGAAACTGTGCGACGGACGTTTCATTTTCGTAGCTCAGAAGGACGGCGCTACGAAGCCTCATGGTCTCGAGCTTTGA